In one window of Bacillus mesophilus DNA:
- a CDS encoding ABC transporter substrate-binding protein: MSSITYFLGKKKLFSLIALLLCFSIFLVGCGNQAETTEETETETQSETTEETEASDVREITHALGTTTIEGTPKKIVTLYQGATDAAIAFGVTPVGAVNAWLPEDPKIYEYLKADLEGVTLVGDETQPNLEEIAKLKPDLIIASKLRHEEVYAQLSEIAPTVAHETVFMYKETVELMGQAMNQEEKAEEILANWDNRVADLSTKLQEKLGDKWPVNVSVLNFRPDHARIYNTGFAGSVLAEVGFTRPENQQIEDAVTMLNDKESITEMNADVFYIFNENDPAVQKTYEEWTSHPLWKNLDAVKANQVYEVDVVTWNMAGGILAANLMLDDIYDRFGLEK, from the coding sequence GTGTCATCTATTACATATTTTTTAGGAAAGAAGAAACTATTTTCACTTATTGCTCTTTTACTTTGCTTTAGTATCTTTCTAGTCGGTTGTGGCAATCAAGCTGAAACAACAGAAGAGACTGAGACGGAAACACAAAGTGAAACGACAGAAGAAACAGAAGCAAGTGATGTTCGTGAAATTACACATGCATTAGGAACAACAACGATTGAAGGAACTCCAAAAAAGATCGTTACCTTATACCAAGGTGCTACTGATGCTGCCATCGCATTTGGTGTAACACCAGTAGGGGCAGTAAATGCTTGGTTACCAGAAGATCCTAAAATCTATGAGTATCTTAAAGCGGATTTAGAAGGAGTTACTCTTGTTGGTGACGAAACACAACCAAACTTAGAGGAAATTGCTAAGTTAAAGCCTGATTTAATTATCGCATCAAAGTTACGTCATGAAGAAGTGTATGCACAATTATCTGAAATTGCTCCAACTGTAGCACATGAAACTGTATTCATGTACAAGGAAACGGTTGAGTTAATGGGTCAAGCAATGAATCAAGAAGAAAAGGCAGAAGAAATTCTTGCAAATTGGGATAATCGTGTAGCTGATCTTTCTACAAAACTTCAGGAAAAACTAGGTGACAAATGGCCAGTGAATGTCTCAGTTCTTAACTTTAGACCTGACCATGCACGAATCTATAACACAGGCTTTGCAGGATCTGTTTTAGCAGAAGTTGGATTTACACGTCCAGAGAACCAACAAATCGAAGATGCTGTAACCATGCTAAATGATAAAGAAAGTATTACCGAAATGAATGCAGATGTGTTCTATATCTTTAATGAAAATGATCCAGCTGTACAGAAAACTTATGAAGAGTGGACTAGTCATCCGTTATGGAAGAACCTTGATGCTGTAAAGGCAAATCAAGTTTATGAAGTAGATGTAGTAACATGGAATATGGCTGGTGGTATCTTAGCAGCTAATTTAATGTTAGACGATATTTATGACAGATTTGGGCTAGAAAAATAA
- a CDS encoding FecCD family ABC transporter permease → MKILLSSTTLKTIGLVISVIIFFISFLLSIALGKTPIPFQLVYDAIFNYDESITEHVIITTSRMSRAVIACVIGASLAIAGALMQALTRNPLAAPDIFGINAGALFFVVFSATFLSVESLVSYMWIAFLGAAVAGALVYFLGSLGRDGLSPIKIVLAGAAITALFVSFTQGLLVIDEQGIQSVLFWLAGSVAGRSMDMLLPVLPFMLLSIVIALFLGRAINILITGEDIAKGLGQNTILVKLLIGIIVVFLAGGSVAVAGSIGFIGLMVPHMVRGLVGTDYRWVIPYSAIVGGSILLLADIAARFILMPEEMPIGVMTAILGTPFFIYIARRGITKND, encoded by the coding sequence ATGAAAATTTTACTTTCCAGTACAACTTTAAAGACGATCGGTTTAGTTATTAGTGTTATTATATTTTTTATTTCCTTCTTATTAAGCATTGCACTTGGAAAAACACCAATTCCCTTTCAATTAGTCTATGATGCTATTTTTAATTATGATGAGTCCATCACAGAGCATGTGATCATAACAACTTCAAGAATGTCTAGAGCTGTCATTGCTTGCGTAATTGGTGCTAGCCTTGCGATAGCAGGAGCTTTAATGCAAGCATTAACTAGAAATCCTCTTGCGGCTCCTGATATTTTTGGAATTAATGCGGGTGCTTTATTTTTTGTTGTTTTTTCAGCAACCTTTTTATCAGTTGAATCACTAGTTAGTTATATGTGGATTGCTTTTCTTGGAGCAGCAGTGGCAGGTGCTTTAGTGTATTTCCTTGGTTCATTAGGAAGGGATGGTTTATCTCCTATTAAAATTGTGTTAGCTGGTGCAGCAATAACAGCTCTTTTTGTGTCCTTTACACAGGGATTACTAGTAATTGATGAACAAGGAATACAAAGTGTCTTATTTTGGTTAGCGGGATCTGTTGCAGGAAGAAGTATGGATATGCTTTTACCTGTTTTGCCTTTTATGCTTTTATCAATAGTCATTGCCTTGTTTTTAGGTAGAGCCATTAATATCCTCATCACAGGAGAGGATATTGCTAAAGGTTTAGGCCAAAATACAATTTTAGTGAAATTGCTGATTGGGATTATAGTTGTATTTTTAGCAGGAGGATCAGTAGCTGTTGCTGGTTCAATTGGATTTATTGGTTTAATGGTTCCGCATATGGTTCGAGGACTTGTAGGTACTGATTATCGTTGGGTAATCCCTTACAGTGCTATAGTTGGAGGAAGCATATTGCTACTAGCAGATATTGCTGCAAGATTTATCTTGATGCCTGAAGAAATGCCTATTGGTGTAATGACTGCTATATTAGGGACGCCTTTCTTCATTTACATAGCCCGTAGGGGGATTACAAAAAATGACTAA
- a CDS encoding FecCD family ABC transporter permease, producing MTKIYSVRTKKNSFSFQLYRKTVMIFCVGILLSLLLFLLSLSLGSTFINPITVILHLFGYGSGEHDFTLNTLRLPRTILAFLVGAALGVSGLILQGIIRNPLASPDIIGVTGGASVGAVIFIVYFTGTISVVWLPLAAFLGAAIVTAIIYVLSWKKGVTPIRLVLVGIGIAAAMKAFTMLMLVASDTVLTTKAYLWLTGSLYGANWQDVYSMLPWMLILIPLTLFFSRTINAKELGDDIAVGLGIRVQLNRFLLLIISVGLAGAAVAFAGGIGFVGLMAPHIARLLTGRSFAGLVFISSLVGGIMVIIADIVARTAFLPLDIPAGVFTAGIGAPFFIYLLYRNRHM from the coding sequence ATGACTAAAATTTACTCTGTTAGAACGAAGAAAAATTCCTTTTCTTTTCAACTATATAGAAAAACAGTAATGATCTTTTGTGTTGGTATCTTACTATCTCTATTGTTATTTTTGTTAAGTTTATCATTAGGTAGTACTTTTATAAATCCTATAACGGTCATCTTACATTTATTTGGCTATGGTAGTGGTGAACATGATTTTACTCTTAATACACTAAGACTCCCTAGAACAATACTGGCTTTTCTGGTAGGGGCTGCTCTCGGCGTATCGGGGTTAATTCTCCAAGGTATTATCCGTAATCCCTTGGCATCACCAGATATAATCGGTGTAACGGGTGGTGCTTCTGTAGGGGCAGTGATCTTTATTGTATATTTCACGGGAACAATTAGTGTAGTATGGCTTCCGCTAGCAGCATTCTTAGGAGCAGCCATTGTAACAGCTATCATTTATGTACTTTCTTGGAAGAAAGGGGTTACCCCAATACGATTAGTACTAGTTGGTATCGGAATTGCAGCTGCGATGAAAGCATTCACCATGCTAATGCTTGTGGCAAGTGATACGGTGCTCACTACTAAAGCTTATCTATGGTTAACAGGGAGTTTATATGGAGCTAATTGGCAGGATGTCTATTCAATGTTACCTTGGATGCTAATCTTAATTCCTCTTACATTATTTTTTTCGAGAACGATTAACGCTAAAGAATTAGGAGATGACATTGCAGTTGGACTAGGAATCAGAGTTCAATTAAATCGTTTCCTTCTTCTAATAATCAGTGTTGGGTTAGCCGGTGCTGCTGTAGCATTTGCAGGAGGGATAGGCTTCGTCGGTTTAATGGCTCCACATATTGCAAGGTTGCTTACTGGTCGGTCATTTGCAGGACTTGTCTTTATTTCATCACTAGTGGGGGGAATAATGGTCATTATTGCAGATATCGTAGCAAGAACCGCCTTTTTGCCACTTGATATTCCGGCCGGTGTATTTACAGCAGGAATTGGGGCTCCATTTTTTATTTATCTATTGTACAGAAATAGACATATGTAA
- a CDS encoding RNA polymerase sigma factor, which produces MDVVQMVKKAKKRDQEAVLQLVMNQKDEYYRLAYTYMGNQHDAMDVMEEMIVILYEKIHQLNKEESFYSWSKTILVNRCKDILKKQNKLILMSEWDHHQVNRKEREQINADPYELSEQQMDINLLLENINNQQAEAIKLKYFHDLDYKTISKITNVSIGTVKSRIFQGLKRMKSLYGGDGVE; this is translated from the coding sequence ATGGATGTTGTTCAAATGGTCAAGAAGGCAAAAAAGAGAGATCAAGAGGCTGTACTTCAGTTAGTAATGAATCAAAAGGACGAGTATTACCGGCTGGCCTATACGTATATGGGAAATCAACATGATGCTATGGACGTAATGGAAGAAATGATTGTCATCCTTTATGAGAAGATTCACCAACTTAATAAGGAAGAATCCTTTTACAGCTGGAGTAAAACAATTTTAGTAAACAGGTGTAAGGATATACTGAAGAAACAGAATAAATTGATACTCATGAGTGAATGGGATCATCACCAGGTGAATCGTAAGGAAAGGGAGCAAATCAATGCTGACCCCTATGAGCTTAGTGAACAACAAATGGATATCAACTTATTACTGGAGAATATAAATAACCAGCAGGCTGAGGCTATTAAATTAAAATACTTTCATGATTTAGATTATAAAACTATTTCAAAGATAACCAATGTTTCTATAGGAACAGTTAAATCTAGAATTTTTCAAGGATTAAAGAGAATGAAAAGCCTGTATGGAGGTGATGGAGTTGAATGA
- a CDS encoding DUF4179 domain-containing protein produces MNEIEEKLNEEKKRRMLLQVAPLELEGRLRMALDSSTAQNSRRRLPTLWVSLAVSLMIFLFAGYHYNALAFYGKKILGFEQMFNHTLKELNEAGKGQIVNQTQTLSDGTELTVNGLMTDANRMIIYYTLTNPNGVEKAYSDLFQPNRITGLFTRADYEGGQGIINEAGTEFKGSMDFESPNPFAKKLSLHYWEYLDGGRMLEHKISLPYDPNQAMKGETKQSINQNVKVDQGEIQFHSILASPTVTVVSGKLHVDNFDRINLGLHDIELLANGKSVPIMGSGVKSSRLGGQNFEIDFDALPSNLKTLQLNVKKFVGYKELDTTITLNTEAQESYLIQEISQLHIREITSTSDGVEIKIATDESILLDGVYLITSKGRVELQTTIGQKFQKEQDGQVLKERTLLFKTNDEPQKLLIEGIHYSKEYNQMIEIPLD; encoded by the coding sequence TTGAATGAAATTGAAGAAAAGCTGAATGAGGAAAAGAAGCGACGAATGCTCCTACAAGTTGCACCACTTGAACTTGAGGGGCGGTTAAGAATGGCATTGGATTCATCCACTGCCCAGAATTCAAGACGAAGATTACCAACTCTCTGGGTGTCTCTAGCTGTATCTTTAATGATTTTCTTATTTGCTGGATATCATTATAATGCTTTAGCATTCTATGGTAAAAAAATACTGGGATTCGAGCAAATGTTTAATCATACATTGAAAGAGCTAAATGAAGCGGGTAAAGGGCAAATTGTGAATCAAACCCAGACTTTATCGGATGGTACAGAGCTGACTGTAAATGGCCTCATGACAGATGCAAATCGAATGATTATTTACTATACATTAACAAATCCCAATGGTGTGGAAAAAGCGTACAGTGATCTTTTTCAGCCTAATCGCATAACTGGTTTATTTACTAGGGCTGATTATGAGGGTGGTCAGGGTATCATTAACGAGGCTGGAACTGAGTTTAAGGGGTCTATGGATTTTGAGTCTCCCAATCCGTTTGCTAAAAAGCTATCACTTCACTATTGGGAATACCTCGATGGAGGTAGGATGTTAGAGCACAAGATATCCTTGCCATATGATCCTAATCAAGCGATGAAGGGAGAAACTAAACAATCCATTAATCAGAATGTGAAGGTTGATCAAGGGGAAATTCAATTTCATTCCATTTTAGCCTCACCAACAGTAACTGTTGTTTCTGGAAAGTTACATGTAGATAATTTTGATCGTATTAATCTAGGCCTGCATGATATTGAACTATTGGCAAATGGTAAGTCAGTTCCTATTATGGGGAGTGGTGTTAAAAGCTCAAGATTAGGGGGGCAGAATTTTGAGATTGACTTTGATGCACTGCCTTCAAATCTGAAAACTCTACAATTGAATGTGAAGAAATTTGTAGGTTACAAAGAACTTGATACCACAATAACATTAAATACGGAAGCACAGGAATCTTATCTTATACAAGAGATTAGTCAGTTACACATTAGAGAAATTACCTCCACTTCCGATGGTGTAGAAATTAAAATTGCAACGGATGAATCGATTCTGCTGGATGGTGTTTATTTGATAACTAGTAAGGGTAGGGTAGAATTGCAAACAACGATCGGACAGAAATTTCAGAAAGAACAAGACGGGCAAGTTTTAAAAGAGAGGACGCTTCTATTTAAAACGAACGACGAGCCTCAAAAATTGTTAATAGAAGGTATCCATTATAGCAAGGAGTATAACCAGATGATTGAGATACCTTTAGATTAG
- a CDS encoding YwmB family TATA-box binding protein produces MKLIGMVLSMFVLFNIIPNSQNQMVEIVEMAEGQGITINSWKIYMQEAVLYASTDKEAKQKVNELKTYAQDFEFYIDKQEHHEDHYQLMGEKTGDVDAINEVAIITVYEDDHNKRISLSFEITGNEWSSDTWNYLKRTYKEQVKNPNVYYSVYGSKAINNSLNISDEAGHILDYLEAEPIEGMTEEDFISISAYKEDWEMEIKTNGNKAFNVQIGLRANPETNQFDIAIGTPIITSGY; encoded by the coding sequence ATGAAATTAATTGGTATGGTGTTAAGTATGTTTGTCCTTTTCAATATTATTCCAAATAGCCAAAACCAAATGGTAGAAATAGTAGAAATGGCAGAAGGCCAAGGTATTACAATAAACAGCTGGAAAATATATATGCAAGAGGCTGTTCTATATGCCTCAACGGATAAAGAAGCTAAACAAAAAGTAAATGAGCTTAAAACTTATGCACAGGATTTTGAATTCTATATAGATAAACAAGAACATCATGAGGATCACTATCAACTAATGGGTGAGAAAACAGGTGATGTTGATGCGATTAATGAAGTAGCCATCATCACGGTTTATGAAGATGATCATAATAAGAGAATTTCACTTTCCTTTGAGATAACAGGAAATGAATGGAGTTCAGATACATGGAACTATCTTAAACGTACTTACAAGGAGCAGGTAAAGAATCCCAATGTTTACTATTCCGTGTATGGTTCAAAGGCAATTAACAACAGTTTAAATATATCAGATGAAGCGGGCCACATCCTAGATTACCTTGAAGCAGAACCAATAGAAGGTATGACAGAGGAGGATTTTATATCAATTTCAGCATATAAAGAAGACTGGGAAATGGAGATTAAAACAAACGGTAATAAAGCATTTAATGTGCAAATTGGATTACGTGCAAACCCAGAAACCAATCAGTTCGATATAGCAATTGGAACACCTATTATCACTTCAGGTTATTAA
- a CDS encoding rRNA adenine N-6-methyltransferase family protein, with protein MKRLSFIFQYIFRPRTVGAITPSSQYLARLMVKQIDFKHARYIVEYGPGTGVFTKQLLKRRRKETVIIIIESNETFYQHLIESYQDEPNLHVLNASAEDIEGILKQLSIPYVDFFVSGLPFASLPRQVSHNILIKTASLLSPRGKFITFQYSRINKSLFNDYFKTIEVIRELRNIPPAYVYSCSK; from the coding sequence ATCAAACGCTTATCCTTTATATTTCAATATATTTTCCGTCCAAGAACGGTCGGAGCCATCACACCTAGTTCTCAATATCTTGCTCGATTAATGGTTAAGCAAATTGACTTTAAACACGCAAGGTACATAGTAGAATATGGTCCTGGAACAGGTGTTTTTACCAAACAATTATTGAAAAGAAGAAGAAAAGAAACCGTGATTATTATTATCGAAAGCAATGAAACCTTTTATCAGCACCTGATTGAGTCTTATCAGGACGAGCCTAATCTACATGTGCTCAATGCTTCAGCAGAAGATATTGAAGGGATTCTTAAACAACTCTCTATTCCATATGTAGATTTTTTCGTTTCTGGTCTCCCGTTTGCAAGTTTACCTAGACAGGTCTCTCACAATATCTTAATTAAAACGGCAAGCCTTCTATCTCCAAGAGGTAAATTTATTACCTTTCAATATAGTCGAATCAATAAATCACTATTTAATGACTACTTTAAAACTATAGAGGTTATAAGAGAGCTCAGAAACATTCCACCTGCGTATGTATATAGTTGTAGTAAATAA
- a CDS encoding MgtC/SapB family protein, giving the protein MVGLDYVLIQKLLLSLVLGAAVGLERELKKKPLGLKTTIVISVSSCLLTFVSIEASNYYAVAYEKPMDPLRLAAQIISGVGFLGAGAILRRNNDVISGLTTAAMIWAAAGIGITVGAGFYTEAILATVIMLISVEMLSPLLKKIGPKTLRQKEIRLKLEVKRDISLKETFQHVRDLDITIQRVKIKDDQAKECRLVDLVVTIDQTRYTSDVYEDIKYLREVNSIEIELL; this is encoded by the coding sequence ATGGTGGGGCTTGATTATGTACTTATACAAAAATTACTACTTTCACTAGTACTAGGGGCAGCTGTAGGATTAGAGCGAGAATTGAAGAAAAAGCCTTTAGGTTTAAAGACGACTATTGTCATATCAGTAAGCTCATGTTTATTAACATTTGTCTCGATTGAAGCTTCAAATTATTATGCAGTGGCTTATGAAAAGCCAATGGATCCTTTACGACTTGCAGCTCAGATCATTTCTGGAGTAGGTTTTTTAGGTGCAGGTGCTATTCTACGAAGAAATAATGATGTGATTAGTGGGTTAACAACGGCTGCTATGATTTGGGCTGCAGCGGGTATAGGGATTACTGTAGGAGCGGGTTTCTACACTGAAGCAATTCTGGCAACAGTCATTATGCTTATTTCAGTTGAGATGTTAAGTCCGCTTTTGAAAAAGATAGGTCCAAAAACGCTAAGACAAAAAGAAATTCGATTAAAGCTAGAGGTGAAAAGAGACATTTCCTTAAAGGAAACCTTTCAGCATGTAAGAGATCTCGATATTACTATTCAACGAGTTAAAATAAAGGATGATCAAGCTAAAGAATGTCGCCTTGTTGATCTAGTGGTTACGATTGATCAAACTAGATATACTTCGGACGTATATGAGGATATTAAATACTTAAGAGAAGTAAACTCAATTGAGATTGAGCTTTTATAG
- the modA gene encoding molybdate ABC transporter substrate-binding protein, with translation MTNQLYRLLFLLCFSSLVLLTGCSSNKEDQQVELTISAAASLAEALAEVKATFEKENPTIKINYSFGSSGSLQEQIIQGAPVDLFISAAEDKFVTLVEEDLIKKEDSSILLTNELVLISSKETEDLHSFQDLLNAERISIGIPESVPAGQYAKEVLEAEDLWNLIQEKIVFAKDVRQVLTYVETKNVDAGIVYHTDALLSENVKIVSVAEKKSHSPIVYPLGILSSSAHKLETRKFYEYLQSKGALMIFEKYGFSTVEGNS, from the coding sequence ATAACTAACCAATTATATAGACTCCTATTTTTGTTATGCTTTTCAAGCCTAGTTTTATTAACAGGATGTTCTAGTAATAAGGAGGATCAACAAGTTGAACTGACGATTTCAGCTGCAGCCAGTTTAGCAGAAGCATTAGCTGAAGTTAAGGCTACCTTTGAGAAAGAAAACCCTACTATTAAGATTAACTACAGCTTTGGTTCGTCAGGTTCTCTGCAAGAACAAATCATACAAGGGGCTCCAGTGGACTTGTTCATTTCTGCAGCTGAGGATAAGTTTGTAACATTAGTGGAGGAAGACCTGATTAAGAAAGAGGATTCAAGTATTCTATTAACAAATGAGTTAGTTCTTATATCATCAAAAGAGACAGAAGATCTTCATTCTTTTCAAGATCTTCTGAATGCTGAAAGAATCTCTATCGGCATACCTGAATCAGTTCCAGCAGGACAGTATGCAAAGGAAGTTTTGGAAGCAGAGGATTTGTGGAATCTGATTCAAGAAAAGATAGTATTTGCAAAGGATGTTAGGCAGGTACTTACATATGTGGAGACAAAAAATGTAGATGCAGGCATCGTTTATCATACAGATGCGCTTCTTTCAGAGAACGTTAAAATAGTTTCAGTAGCTGAAAAGAAATCTCATTCACCTATTGTTTATCCGCTAGGTATTTTAAGTAGTTCAGCCCACAAGTTGGAAACAAGGAAATTTTATGAGTACCTACAAAGTAAGGGAGCGTTAATGATATTTGAAAAGTATGGGTTTAGTACAGTCGAGGGTAATAGCTAG
- a CDS encoding alpha-galactosidase, with translation MPIHYNEKTKEFHLQALDVSYIFTILPNNQLGHLYYGKQVRHRENFSHLLRYQSRGYTPAVYEGNHEFSLDLTLQEFPAYGTTDYREPAYQILQENGSRITNFEYKTHTIYQGKPKLDGLPATYVEMDEEATTLEVTLEDSLLKAEIKLLYTTFEHSSVITRSAKLSNFGEQRLNLTRALSSSVDLRDANFEMIQLSGAWIRERHIKTRKLERGIQGISSTRGASSSQHNPFVALKRPETTEHSGEVYGFSLVYSGNFLAQIEVDHYDVTRLTMGINPFDFNWLLESGESFQTPEVVMVYSENGLNDMSNTFHKLYRTRLVRGEWRDKDRPVLINNWEATYFDFNEEKICTIAEEAKHLGVELFVLDDGWFGKRDNDTTSLGDWFSDKRKLPNGVEGLARKIEELGLKFGLWFEPEMISKESELYKDHPDWLIQVPDRKLSPSRNQYILDFSRSEVVDHIYKQMEAVLAHAPVSYIKWDMNRNMTEIGSLHFPSERQREIAHRYILGVYDLYERLITRFPHILFESCAGGGNRFDPGMLYYAPQAWTSDDSDAIERLKIQYGTSMVYPLSTMGAHVSAVPNHQVGRKTDLDIRANVAYFGMLGYELDVTKMSTEEKIKMSKQITFYKEHRNLIMNGTFYRLQSPFADDGNITSWMIVSEDKQEALVGYYRVLARPNPGYKHLLLQGLAAEKQYRIVGRSQTFYGDELQNIGLLLEKEFSGAESSEDRIVGDFVSKVYKISAVE, from the coding sequence TTGCCAATTCATTATAATGAGAAAACAAAAGAGTTTCATTTACAAGCACTAGATGTAAGTTATATTTTTACCATCCTACCGAATAATCAGCTTGGTCACTTATATTATGGAAAACAAGTTCGTCACCGTGAAAACTTTTCCCATTTGCTTAGATACCAATCTAGAGGATATACCCCAGCTGTATATGAAGGAAATCATGAGTTTTCCTTAGATTTAACATTGCAAGAATTTCCGGCTTATGGAACTACTGATTATCGTGAGCCTGCCTATCAAATTCTGCAGGAGAATGGGAGTCGAATTACCAACTTTGAATACAAGACTCATACCATTTACCAAGGAAAGCCTAAATTAGACGGACTACCTGCAACATATGTAGAAATGGACGAAGAAGCAACCACCCTTGAAGTTACTTTAGAGGATTCGTTACTCAAGGCTGAAATTAAGTTGTTATATACAACGTTCGAACATTCAAGTGTAATAACTAGAAGTGCAAAACTAAGTAATTTCGGTGAACAAAGGCTAAATCTTACAAGAGCATTAAGTTCCAGCGTTGATTTAAGAGATGCTAATTTTGAGATGATTCAACTTTCGGGAGCTTGGATTCGAGAGCGACATATTAAGACTAGAAAATTAGAGCGTGGAATTCAAGGGATATCTTCAACTAGAGGGGCTAGTAGCAGTCAACATAATCCATTTGTCGCTTTAAAAAGACCTGAAACAACTGAACATAGTGGAGAGGTATATGGCTTTAGCCTTGTGTATAGTGGAAACTTCCTTGCACAGATTGAAGTAGATCACTATGATGTGACCAGATTAACAATGGGGATTAATCCCTTTGACTTTAATTGGTTACTAGAAAGTGGAGAAAGCTTTCAAACACCTGAAGTGGTGATGGTATATTCAGAGAATGGATTAAATGATATGAGTAATACCTTTCATAAACTTTACAGAACACGCCTTGTTAGAGGAGAGTGGAGAGACAAAGATCGACCTGTGTTGATTAATAACTGGGAAGCGACTTACTTTGATTTCAATGAAGAAAAAATCTGCACTATAGCAGAAGAAGCCAAACACCTAGGCGTAGAACTTTTTGTATTGGATGATGGCTGGTTTGGTAAGCGTGATAATGATACGACCTCTTTGGGGGATTGGTTTTCAGATAAACGGAAGCTTCCAAATGGTGTTGAGGGACTAGCTCGTAAAATTGAAGAGCTAGGTTTAAAATTTGGGCTATGGTTTGAGCCGGAAATGATCTCTAAAGAAAGTGAATTATATAAAGATCATCCTGATTGGCTCATTCAAGTTCCGGATCGAAAGTTATCTCCTAGTAGAAATCAATATATCTTGGATTTCTCAAGAAGTGAAGTAGTCGACCATATATATAAGCAGATGGAAGCAGTTCTTGCCCATGCACCTGTATCTTATATTAAGTGGGATATGAACCGTAATATGACAGAAATAGGATCATTGCATTTTCCGTCAGAAAGACAAAGAGAGATTGCTCACCGCTATATTTTAGGGGTATATGATTTGTACGAGCGTCTAATCACAAGGTTTCCTCATATATTATTTGAATCGTGTGCAGGTGGAGGAAATCGATTTGATCCTGGAATGCTGTACTATGCTCCACAGGCATGGACTAGTGACGATTCCGATGCAATTGAAAGGTTGAAGATTCAGTATGGTACCTCTATGGTGTATCCGTTAAGTACGATGGGTGCACATGTTTCCGCCGTACCTAATCATCAGGTTGGTAGAAAAACGGATCTAGATATAAGGGCTAATGTTGCTTACTTTGGGATGTTAGGCTATGAATTAGACGTAACAAAGATGAGTACGGAAGAAAAAATAAAAATGAGCAAACAAATAACTTTTTATAAGGAACATCGAAATCTTATTATGAATGGAACGTTTTATCGTTTACAGAGTCCATTTGCAGATGACGGTAATATAACTAGTTGGATGATTGTATCAGAAGACAAACAAGAGGCCCTGGTTGGCTACTACCGGGTATTGGCAAGACCTAACCCGGGGTATAAGCACCTTTTACTTCAGGGATTAGCTGCAGAAAAGCAGTATAGAATAGTGGGACGGAGTCAAACGTTCTATGGTGATGAACTTCAAAATATTGGCTTATTGTTGGAAAAAGAATTCTCAGGGGCTGAAAGTTCTGAAGATCGGATAGTAGGCGATTTTGTCTCAAAAGTTTATAAAATTAGTGCTGTAGAATAA